The proteins below come from a single Arthrobacter sp. B1I2 genomic window:
- a CDS encoding flavin monoamine oxidase family protein translates to MTTATELPAFDPSSTSATPADGARRGADGHAAPITMLNPDFPFSYDHYLAHPDGLGSVPPELYGTEVAVIGAGLSGLVTAYELMKLGLRPVVYEADQIGGRLRTAAFPAAPGVVADLGGMRFPVSGKAFYHYVDLLGLETQDFPNPLAEATSSTVIELAGRKHYAEKSSDLPPFFREVADAWKAAVNNGAKFVEMQEAIRARDMPRIKGLWNELLPLMDEQTFYGFIAASESFKKAGFTHREAFGQVGFGTGGWDTDFPNSILEILRVVYTDADDQHRLIRGGAQRLPEALWQHAPSDLVHWPAGTSLASLHSGSPRGAVGRISRDPDGNLRIRERWGREASYPAVVTTCQSWLLSTRIHTEEALFPAELWTAMERSHYMQSSKTFVMVDRPFWKDIDPATGNEVLSMTLTDRLNRATYLLDNGPDQPAVILLSYTWNDDALKWLALDADERVELMLHSLEQIYPGVDIAGHIVGQPITVSWEADPNFMGAFKANLPGHYRYQQRLFTHFKQDKLPESQRGIFLAGDDVSFTAGWAEGAVTTGLNAVWGVVKHLGGSSAAGNPGPGDLLDEFGPISLD, encoded by the coding sequence ATGACCACCGCCACCGAACTGCCGGCCTTTGATCCCTCCAGCACCTCCGCCACTCCGGCGGATGGCGCCCGACGGGGCGCCGACGGGCACGCAGCCCCCATCACCATGCTGAACCCCGATTTCCCGTTCAGCTACGACCATTACCTGGCACACCCGGACGGCCTGGGCTCCGTGCCGCCGGAGCTTTACGGCACGGAGGTGGCCGTCATCGGCGCCGGGCTCTCCGGCCTGGTGACCGCCTATGAGCTGATGAAACTCGGGCTGCGGCCCGTGGTCTATGAAGCGGACCAGATCGGCGGGCGGCTGCGCACCGCCGCCTTCCCTGCGGCGCCCGGAGTGGTGGCGGACCTGGGCGGGATGCGGTTCCCGGTGTCAGGCAAGGCGTTCTACCACTATGTGGATCTGCTGGGCCTGGAGACACAGGACTTCCCCAACCCCCTGGCCGAAGCCACCTCCAGCACCGTGATCGAGCTGGCCGGCAGGAAGCACTACGCGGAAAAGTCGAGCGATCTTCCGCCGTTCTTCCGCGAGGTGGCCGACGCCTGGAAGGCTGCGGTCAACAACGGCGCCAAGTTCGTGGAAATGCAGGAGGCCATCCGGGCGCGGGACATGCCCCGTATCAAGGGCCTCTGGAACGAACTGCTCCCGCTCATGGACGAGCAGACCTTTTACGGCTTCATTGCCGCCAGCGAGTCCTTTAAGAAGGCAGGGTTCACCCACAGGGAGGCCTTTGGCCAGGTGGGCTTCGGCACGGGCGGCTGGGACACCGACTTCCCCAACTCCATCCTGGAAATACTGCGCGTTGTCTATACCGACGCCGATGACCAGCACCGGCTCATCCGTGGGGGAGCGCAGCGGCTGCCTGAGGCACTGTGGCAGCACGCGCCGTCGGACCTGGTGCACTGGCCCGCCGGCACCTCGCTGGCCTCTCTGCACTCCGGCTCGCCCCGCGGCGCCGTGGGCAGGATCAGCCGCGACCCGGACGGAAACCTGCGGATCCGTGAACGCTGGGGCCGCGAGGCCAGCTACCCGGCCGTGGTGACCACCTGCCAGTCATGGCTGCTGTCCACCCGCATCCACACAGAGGAGGCATTGTTTCCGGCCGAGCTGTGGACCGCGATGGAGCGCTCGCACTACATGCAGTCGTCCAAGACGTTCGTGATGGTGGACCGGCCATTCTGGAAGGACATCGACCCCGCAACCGGCAACGAGGTCCTGTCCATGACGCTGACGGACCGGCTCAACCGGGCCACCTACCTGCTGGACAACGGCCCGGACCAGCCCGCTGTGATCCTGCTGTCCTACACCTGGAACGATGACGCACTGAAGTGGCTGGCCCTGGACGCGGACGAACGCGTGGAACTGATGCTGCACTCGCTTGAGCAGATCTACCCCGGGGTGGACATCGCCGGGCACATCGTGGGGCAGCCCATCACCGTGTCCTGGGAGGCGGACCCCAACTTCATGGGCGCCTTCAAGGCCAACCTGCCCGGGCACTACCGCTACCAGCAGCGGCTTTTCACGCACTTCAAGCAGGACAAACTGCCGGAATCCCAGCGCGGGATCTTCCTGGCCGGCGATGACGTCTCCTTCACCGCCGGCTGGGCCGAAGGCGCCGTCACCACCGGTTTGAACGCAGTCTGGGGCGTGGTGAAGCACTTGGGAGGGTCATCCGCAGCGGGCAACCCCGGTCCGGGCGATCTCCTGGACGAGTTCGGCCCGATCAGCCTGGACTAG
- a CDS encoding amino acid permease — MVSEAGSSGGGTGLVRSFGVLHLTMISVGATLGTGILVILGESVPLAGPAIWISFVIAGLAALLSAVSYAEMAGLVPVAGSSYSYSYATMGEGMAWICGWCLVLEYAVSVAAVAVGAGQYVNEALAAFGQVLPDAMSQPPGDGGLVNIPAVAIVVLAMILLVRGARESAWINTVIVIIKVGILLFFCAVAFTAFNAGNFEPLLPMGAAGVSAAASRVFFSYIGFDAASTAGEEAKNPERDLPRAILLSMVIVTSIYVLVAVAAIGARPWGWFDGTEAALVQILEETTHQPWIALVFSVGAVLAIASIVLTVLYGQTRILLSMSRDGLVPRVFGRVSPRTGTPAAGTLIVGTAVALTAGLVPLGALADATSIGTLFAFALVNVAVIYLRRNRPDLKRSFRVPLYPLTPVLGTLMCAYLMANLGADTWAVFGAWMLVGIAIYFGYGRRNSKVAALSELDYRELTAKAPSQEPVKAEHS, encoded by the coding sequence ATGGTCAGCGAAGCCGGAAGCAGCGGGGGCGGCACCGGACTGGTGCGCAGCTTCGGCGTCCTCCACCTGACCATGATCAGCGTTGGCGCCACCCTGGGGACAGGCATCCTGGTGATCCTGGGTGAGTCGGTTCCGCTGGCGGGCCCGGCCATCTGGATCTCGTTCGTCATCGCCGGCCTGGCTGCGCTGCTCTCCGCGGTGTCGTATGCCGAAATGGCCGGCCTGGTGCCAGTGGCCGGCTCAAGCTACTCCTACTCCTACGCCACCATGGGCGAGGGCATGGCATGGATCTGCGGATGGTGCCTGGTCCTTGAGTACGCGGTCTCGGTCGCGGCCGTGGCTGTAGGCGCCGGCCAGTACGTCAACGAGGCGCTGGCGGCGTTTGGGCAGGTGCTGCCCGATGCCATGTCGCAGCCTCCCGGAGACGGCGGACTGGTGAACATTCCGGCAGTCGCCATCGTGGTGCTGGCCATGATCCTGCTGGTCCGGGGCGCCCGTGAAAGCGCCTGGATCAACACGGTCATCGTCATCATCAAAGTAGGCATCCTGCTGTTCTTCTGCGCTGTTGCCTTTACCGCCTTCAACGCCGGAAACTTTGAACCTCTCCTGCCCATGGGCGCCGCAGGGGTTTCCGCCGCAGCCTCCCGGGTGTTCTTTTCCTACATCGGTTTTGACGCGGCATCCACCGCGGGTGAAGAGGCCAAAAACCCCGAGCGCGATCTTCCCCGCGCCATCCTGCTGTCCATGGTGATCGTCACCAGCATTTACGTCCTCGTGGCCGTCGCCGCGATCGGCGCCCGGCCCTGGGGCTGGTTCGACGGGACCGAGGCCGCCCTGGTCCAGATCCTGGAGGAAACCACCCACCAGCCCTGGATCGCCCTGGTCTTTTCCGTCGGCGCTGTCCTTGCCATCGCCAGCATCGTGCTCACCGTCCTGTACGGCCAGACCCGCATTCTTCTTTCGATGTCCCGGGACGGGCTGGTGCCCAGGGTCTTCGGACGCGTCTCGCCCCGGACCGGCACCCCTGCCGCCGGCACGCTCATTGTTGGCACCGCCGTCGCCCTCACTGCGGGGCTGGTTCCGCTCGGCGCCCTCGCCGACGCCACCAGCATCGGAACCCTGTTTGCGTTCGCGCTGGTCAATGTCGCCGTCATCTACCTGCGCCGCAACCGTCCGGACCTGAAGCGGAGCTTCCGGGTGCCGCTGTACCCCCTGACGCCCGTGCTGGGCACCCTGATGTGCGCCTACCTGATGGCGAACCTCGGTGCCGATACGTGGGCTGTCTTTGGCGCCTGGATGCTCGTGGGCATCGCCATCTACTTCGGCTATGGACGCCGGAACTCGAAGGTAGCGGCTCTCAGCGAGCTCGACTACCGTGAATTGACCGCCAAGGCCCCGAGCCAGGAACCTGTGAAAGCAGAACACTCATGA
- the alr gene encoding alanine racemase, whose translation MRLNAQSQPPAPAVLSGQVTVDLSAISDNVQALKTRTKAPFFMAVIKGNAYGHGLLEVARTAVAAGADWLGTAQLAEAITLRKAGITAPILSWLYLASQTSDAITEALENDVDVSLGSVSQLEVLAAAARRLGRPAVVHLELDSGLSRGGARMEDWAGLVSRARQGELDGDLWVRGIWTHLAWADVPAHPGNAAAVAQFEDAVQAAEAAGLTPQLRHVSSSANILDRPEFHFDMVRAGLAVYGLAPADHLAPADFGLRPALSVTAPLVMVKKVPAGTGISYEHQAITHEPRYLGLIPLGYADGIPKGISGRPVVSIAGRRVPVIGKVCMDQFMVDLGPDAMGINVGDTAVLFGDPATGAASADDWGAAIGSHGDEIINRIAPRLPRAYAGGSPAHECPDYQEPVPAGHNHAG comes from the coding sequence ATGAGACTTAATGCACAAAGCCAGCCGCCCGCCCCGGCGGTTCTGTCGGGTCAGGTCACCGTTGATCTGTCCGCGATCTCGGACAACGTCCAGGCCCTGAAAACCCGCACCAAAGCGCCCTTCTTCATGGCAGTGATAAAGGGGAACGCATACGGGCACGGCCTGCTGGAGGTCGCCAGGACCGCCGTCGCAGCCGGTGCCGACTGGCTGGGGACGGCCCAGCTCGCCGAAGCCATCACGCTCCGCAAGGCGGGCATCACCGCCCCCATCCTTTCCTGGCTCTACCTGGCATCCCAGACCAGCGACGCCATCACCGAGGCCTTGGAAAACGACGTCGATGTGTCCCTTGGCAGCGTCTCCCAGCTGGAGGTGCTGGCAGCTGCCGCGCGGCGGCTGGGCCGTCCCGCCGTCGTGCATCTTGAGCTGGACAGCGGCCTTAGCCGGGGCGGTGCACGCATGGAAGACTGGGCAGGGCTTGTTTCCCGCGCCCGCCAGGGCGAACTCGACGGCGACCTTTGGGTCCGTGGAATCTGGACCCACCTGGCATGGGCAGACGTCCCCGCCCATCCCGGAAACGCCGCCGCCGTGGCGCAGTTCGAGGATGCCGTCCAGGCGGCGGAAGCGGCAGGCCTCACCCCCCAGCTCAGGCATGTGTCCAGTTCCGCCAACATCCTTGACCGGCCTGAATTCCATTTCGACATGGTGCGCGCCGGGCTGGCGGTCTACGGCCTGGCCCCCGCCGACCACTTGGCTCCCGCTGACTTCGGCCTGCGTCCGGCGCTGAGCGTCACTGCTCCCCTGGTGATGGTTAAAAAGGTCCCCGCCGGCACCGGGATCAGTTATGAACACCAGGCCATCACCCATGAACCGCGATATCTGGGCCTTATCCCCCTGGGCTACGCGGACGGCATTCCAAAGGGCATCAGCGGCCGTCCCGTGGTGAGCATCGCGGGCCGGCGCGTCCCAGTGATCGGCAAGGTCTGCATGGACCAGTTCATGGTGGACCTGGGGCCCGATGCCATGGGGATCAATGTTGGCGATACTGCCGTGCTGTTCGGGGATCCTGCAACCGGTGCCGCCAGTGCCGATGACTGGGGCGCTGCCATCGGCAGCCACGGGGACGAAATCATCAACAGGATCGCACCGCGCCTGCCGCGCGCCTATGCCGGCGGGAGCCCGGCCCATGAGTGCCCCGACTACCAGGAGCCGGTTCCCGCCGGGCACAACCATGCCGGTTGA
- a CDS encoding PucR family transcriptional regulator — protein sequence MPVEPATSGRLSFVTLQQFLDQLPPVLNMLHDGGSGGQLLRWVEPSELEDPTPYLPEGEFLLTAGLPFLGDGGSPASVDAYVMRLVDAKVAALGFGIRPYFDAVPDVVIEACRRHNLTLFEVPESLPFAAIGLEFSQLLETDNARVFRQLAEANRQLMRAVLSPKPEHELLAALVQRVPVWAVMVGADGRVRARGTSAGGSTAVELSLLEPMLERLLSGRGPRVEMDGFDQPGSALVVGHPLRSTRDANLGALILGSDVPLTPAQNNVVQSAVGLLELLVRQRTSGSLAPSQLATAVLLHPESLTTGGTRRLNGLKDLLAQSLSSTRSAPVRVLQGIKVEAPEWPAGESPVRELLQWRRMFDTKLVEITDYGFAAVTRLKVDDALLAEVEKLGWRLVIGEPTELTSLPAAYQHATSLRSRVRRSGHSIRADEVSWSVTGLLGREAGILLAERLLHPVLALEPDRRDPLLAVLRGWLSENGSWDGSAKLLGLHRNSVRRQIGVLAELLGMDLNQAQVRAEVWIALQYTDGLTGGPAGSGGKVDTAG from the coding sequence ATGCCGGTTGAGCCTGCCACGTCCGGACGGCTGAGCTTCGTCACCCTCCAGCAGTTCCTCGACCAGCTGCCGCCGGTGCTGAACATGCTTCACGACGGCGGCAGCGGCGGCCAGCTGCTGCGATGGGTTGAGCCCAGTGAACTGGAGGACCCGACGCCATACCTTCCGGAGGGCGAATTCCTGCTCACCGCGGGCCTTCCCTTCCTGGGCGACGGCGGATCACCGGCCAGCGTGGACGCGTATGTCATGCGGCTGGTTGATGCCAAGGTGGCCGCGCTGGGTTTCGGGATCAGGCCATACTTCGACGCAGTCCCGGACGTGGTCATCGAGGCCTGCCGGCGGCACAACCTCACCTTGTTCGAGGTGCCGGAGTCGTTGCCCTTCGCGGCGATCGGCCTCGAGTTTTCACAACTGCTGGAGACCGACAATGCGAGGGTCTTCCGCCAGCTGGCAGAGGCCAACCGGCAGCTCATGCGTGCCGTCCTCTCCCCCAAGCCGGAGCACGAGCTGCTGGCGGCACTGGTCCAGCGCGTACCCGTGTGGGCTGTGATGGTGGGAGCGGACGGCCGGGTCCGGGCCCGCGGCACCAGTGCCGGCGGCAGCACCGCCGTCGAGCTTTCCCTGCTCGAACCCATGCTGGAACGGCTGCTGTCCGGCCGCGGCCCCAGGGTGGAAATGGACGGCTTTGACCAGCCCGGCTCGGCACTGGTGGTGGGCCACCCGCTGCGCAGCACCAGGGACGCCAACCTGGGCGCTTTGATCCTGGGCTCCGACGTTCCGTTGACGCCCGCGCAGAACAACGTGGTCCAGTCAGCCGTCGGACTGCTTGAGCTGTTGGTCCGGCAGCGCACCAGCGGCTCACTGGCTCCCAGCCAGCTGGCCACCGCCGTCCTGCTGCATCCCGAAAGCCTCACCACCGGGGGCACCCGGCGGCTGAACGGACTCAAGGACCTGCTGGCACAAAGCCTTTCCTCCACCCGCTCCGCACCCGTGCGCGTACTGCAGGGCATCAAGGTGGAAGCGCCGGAGTGGCCGGCGGGAGAGAGCCCCGTCAGGGAGCTGCTGCAGTGGCGGCGCATGTTCGATACCAAGCTGGTGGAGATCACGGACTACGGATTCGCCGCGGTGACCCGGCTCAAGGTGGACGATGCGCTGCTTGCCGAGGTGGAGAAGCTCGGGTGGCGCCTGGTGATCGGTGAACCCACCGAGCTGACCAGCCTTCCCGCCGCGTACCAGCACGCCACATCCCTTCGCAGCCGGGTCCGGAGAAGTGGCCACAGCATCCGGGCCGACGAGGTGTCCTGGTCGGTCACCGGGCTGCTGGGCCGTGAGGCCGGCATACTGCTGGCGGAACGGCTCCTCCATCCGGTCCTGGCGCTCGAACCGGACCGGCGTGACCCGCTGCTGGCCGTCCTCCGCGGCTGGCTTAGCGAAAACGGCAGCTGGGACGGCTCGGCGAAGCTGCTGGGACTGCACCGGAACAGCGTACGGCGGCAGATCGGGGTCCTTGCCGAACTGCTCGGAATGGACCTGAACCAGGCACAGGTGCGGGCCGAGGTTTGGATTGCCCTGCAGTACACCGACGGGCTGACCGGCGGGCCGGCAGGCAGCGGCGGGAAGGTGGACACCGCCGGCTAG
- a CDS encoding carbon-nitrogen hydrolase family protein produces MLLSVLQANAVVLDVEANLRTIDDAARRASHAGAHLLLTPELFPVGYAPLRLRGELDPSSLPAIREGLAEIARRNGIALVYSLPVEAPGYSGAVPAGSPDWYISATLVDATGAELLSYAKVHLFGGEERKAFRAGAQPPAVVDFNGIRTSLLICYDIEFPEAARAAAGRGAELLLVPTALSAGFEAVPEVLIRARALESQVHVAYANHCGAEDAYTFGGGSVVAGPDGGLLAEAGSAPALLFADVGPEAVRAARDEVPYLRERRPELYREWEAGLPREAGQPGDNPA; encoded by the coding sequence ATGCTGCTGTCCGTCCTGCAGGCGAATGCCGTGGTCCTGGACGTTGAGGCCAATCTCCGGACCATTGACGATGCGGCTCGCCGGGCATCACATGCCGGCGCCCACCTGCTCCTGACACCGGAGCTGTTCCCCGTGGGCTATGCCCCGCTGAGGTTGCGCGGGGAGCTGGACCCTTCAAGCCTTCCCGCCATTCGTGAAGGGCTGGCCGAAATCGCCCGCCGGAACGGGATCGCGCTTGTCTACAGCCTGCCCGTCGAAGCGCCTGGGTACAGCGGGGCGGTGCCCGCCGGGAGCCCCGATTGGTATATCTCAGCAACCCTGGTCGATGCCACCGGCGCCGAACTCCTCAGCTACGCCAAGGTGCACCTCTTCGGCGGCGAGGAGCGAAAGGCGTTCAGGGCCGGCGCGCAACCTCCCGCCGTCGTGGATTTCAACGGGATCCGCACCTCGCTGCTGATCTGCTACGACATCGAATTCCCTGAGGCCGCCCGCGCAGCCGCCGGCCGCGGCGCTGAACTGCTCCTGGTGCCCACGGCACTGTCGGCCGGTTTCGAGGCTGTACCCGAGGTGCTCATCCGTGCCCGGGCGCTCGAAAGCCAGGTGCACGTGGCGTATGCCAACCACTGTGGCGCGGAGGACGCCTACACATTCGGGGGCGGAAGCGTGGTGGCGGGACCGGACGGCGGGCTCCTCGCCGAAGCCGGGAGCGCCCCGGCCCTGCTTTTCGCCGATGTGGGCCCGGAGGCCGTCCGCGCGGCCAGGGACGAGGTGCCGTACCTGCGGGAGCGCCGGCCGGAGCTGTACCGGGAGTGGGAGGCAGGCCTGCCGCGGGAAGCGGGCCAGCCGGGGGACAACCCCGCCTAG
- a CDS encoding ROK family transcriptional regulator, translating into MSATPRSTRSKPKNPGSQSALRQLNQQRIIETLMGGPSTQAELARQTGLSTATVSNIVKIMLDSGLASAEPITSSGRRALNVRLNSNGAVAVGIDFGRRHLRVVLASLSYHVIAEESIMLPLGHQADEGIQAAVALLEKLLRESGIERSSLVGAGVGIPGPIDRRTGTVAQGAILPEWVGINILPHLEETLRIPVFIDNDANLGAWSEVTWGQHTGVANLLFLKIGSGIGAGLILNGAPYYGNVGITGEIGHATIHEQGLICRCGNRGCLETIASTTTMIELLSRGEDRPLTPADIVRKALNRDPATLRVVDDAGLAVGRALGNVANLINPEVIVVGGPLAGLGDILLDPIRRGLIRHAVPVIGETTTLTMSSLGDRAEALGAAALVFQHAGIRRS; encoded by the coding sequence ATGTCCGCAACCCCGCGCTCAACGAGGAGCAAGCCCAAGAATCCCGGTTCACAGTCCGCCCTGCGGCAACTGAACCAGCAGCGGATTATCGAGACCCTGATGGGCGGTCCGTCCACCCAGGCGGAACTGGCCCGGCAGACGGGGCTGTCCACCGCCACCGTCTCGAACATCGTCAAAATCATGCTCGATTCCGGGCTGGCATCCGCCGAGCCCATCACCAGTTCCGGCCGGCGGGCACTGAACGTACGGCTGAACAGCAACGGTGCAGTGGCGGTGGGCATCGACTTTGGCCGGCGCCACCTGCGGGTGGTCCTGGCGTCACTGAGCTACCACGTGATCGCGGAGGAATCCATCATGCTCCCCCTCGGCCACCAGGCGGACGAGGGCATCCAGGCGGCGGTGGCGCTTTTGGAAAAGTTGCTGCGCGAAAGCGGAATCGAACGCAGCTCCCTGGTGGGCGCCGGCGTCGGAATTCCGGGTCCTATCGACAGGCGGACGGGGACCGTAGCCCAGGGCGCCATCCTGCCCGAGTGGGTGGGCATCAACATCCTGCCTCATCTTGAGGAAACCTTGAGAATCCCCGTGTTTATTGACAATGATGCCAACCTGGGGGCCTGGTCCGAGGTCACCTGGGGCCAGCATACGGGAGTGGCCAACCTCCTGTTTTTGAAGATCGGCTCGGGCATCGGCGCCGGCCTGATCCTCAACGGCGCGCCCTATTACGGCAACGTTGGAATCACCGGCGAGATAGGCCACGCCACCATCCACGAGCAGGGCCTGATCTGCCGCTGCGGCAACCGCGGGTGCCTGGAAACCATTGCTTCCACCACCACCATGATCGAGCTTTTGAGTCGCGGCGAGGACCGGCCTCTGACCCCCGCGGACATCGTCAGGAAGGCCCTGAACCGCGACCCGGCCACCCTTCGTGTCGTGGACGACGCGGGCCTGGCGGTGGGCCGGGCCCTGGGCAATGTAGCCAACCTGATCAACCCCGAGGTCATCGTGGTGGGGGGTCCGCTGGCGGGGCTCGGCGACATCCTGCTGGACCCCATCAGGAGGGGCCTGATCCGGCACGCCGTGCCGGTGATCGGGGAAACCACAACGCTCACCATGTCCTCGCTTGGAGACCGCGCGGAGGCCCTCGGCGCTGCCGCTTTGGTGTTCCAGCACGCCGGAATCCGCAGGTCGTAA
- the mmsA gene encoding multiple monosaccharide ABC transporter ATP-binding protein, with protein sequence MTSQPTQTDPVILEMRSITKEFPGVKALSEVSLRVKAAEIHAICGENGAGKSTLMKVLSGVYPYGSYDGDIVYQGQVQQFRDIRASEHAGIVIIHQELALIPELSIMENIFLGNEPTKRGVIDWAEARLRSLDLLARVGLRDDPDTPIKEIGVGKQQLVEIAKALNKSVKILILDEPTAALNESDSQHLLDLMLGLKAKGITCIIISHKLNEIEQVADSITIIRDGKSIETLDVKKDGVDEDRIIKGMVGRTLESRFPDHTPKIGEVFFEVKDWTVGHPAVQDRLVCKGSNFFVRRGEIVGFAGLMGAGRTELARSVFGRSYGRFIDGHIYKDGKEVVLKNVRQAIDAGLGYVTEDRKSLGLNLLDDIKTTTVAANLRKISHNFVVDTNQEFTVAEQYRKSLRTKTPSVEEGVAKLSGGNQQKVVLAKWMFTDPDLLILDEPTRGIDVGAKYEIYGIIQQLANQGKGVIVISSELPELLGLSDRIYTIFEGAITGVLNKDEASQESLMKLMTSARKAEAA encoded by the coding sequence ATGACGTCCCAACCCACGCAAACGGATCCGGTCATCCTGGAGATGCGTTCCATCACCAAGGAGTTCCCAGGGGTCAAGGCCCTCTCGGAGGTCAGCCTCCGGGTGAAGGCCGCCGAAATCCACGCCATCTGCGGCGAGAACGGTGCCGGCAAGTCAACCCTGATGAAGGTTCTTTCCGGCGTATACCCGTACGGAAGCTACGACGGCGACATCGTCTACCAGGGGCAGGTCCAGCAGTTCCGGGATATCCGGGCCAGCGAGCACGCCGGCATTGTGATCATCCACCAGGAACTCGCGCTGATCCCCGAACTGTCCATCATGGAGAACATCTTCCTGGGCAACGAACCTACTAAACGCGGTGTCATCGACTGGGCCGAGGCCCGGCTGCGGTCGCTGGACCTGCTGGCCCGCGTGGGCCTGCGGGATGATCCGGACACTCCCATCAAGGAGATCGGCGTCGGCAAGCAGCAGCTGGTGGAGATCGCCAAAGCGCTGAACAAGTCCGTGAAGATCCTGATCCTGGACGAGCCCACCGCGGCTCTTAACGAATCCGACTCCCAGCATCTGCTGGACCTGATGCTGGGCCTGAAGGCAAAAGGCATCACCTGCATCATCATTTCGCACAAGCTCAACGAAATTGAGCAGGTCGCCGACTCGATCACCATCATCCGCGACGGCAAATCCATCGAGACGCTGGACGTCAAGAAGGACGGCGTGGACGAGGACCGGATCATCAAGGGCATGGTGGGCCGCACCCTGGAATCCCGGTTCCCGGACCACACGCCCAAGATCGGCGAGGTGTTCTTCGAGGTCAAGGACTGGACTGTGGGCCACCCCGCCGTCCAGGACCGCCTGGTGTGCAAGGGCTCCAATTTCTTTGTCCGCCGCGGTGAAATCGTTGGCTTCGCAGGGTTGATGGGCGCCGGACGCACGGAACTGGCCCGCTCCGTCTTCGGCCGGTCCTACGGCCGCTTCATCGACGGCCACATTTACAAGGACGGCAAGGAGGTGGTCCTCAAGAACGTCCGGCAGGCTATCGACGCAGGGCTGGGCTACGTCACCGAGGACCGGAAGTCCCTGGGCCTGAACCTGCTGGATGACATCAAGACCACCACCGTGGCGGCCAACCTCCGCAAAATCAGCCATAACTTCGTGGTGGACACCAACCAGGAGTTCACGGTTGCCGAACAGTACCGCAAGTCGCTGCGGACCAAGACGCCGTCCGTGGAGGAAGGCGTGGCCAAGCTCTCCGGCGGCAACCAGCAGAAGGTGGTCCTCGCCAAGTGGATGTTTACCGACCCCGACCTGCTGATCCTGGACGAGCCCACCCGCGGCATCGACGTCGGCGCCAAGTATGAGATCTACGGCATCATCCAGCAGCTCGCCAACCAGGGCAAGGGAGTGATCGTCATCTCCTCGGAGCTCCCCGAACTCCTGGGCCTGTCCGACCGCATCTACACCATTTTCGAAGGCGCCATCACTGGTGTCCTGAACAAAGACGAGGCCAGCCAGGAAAGCCTGATGAAACTGATGACCTCCGCCCGCAAAGCCGAAGCCGCCTGA